The segment CAAGTCACCTATAAGTTACGTTACCACTCTTCATTAAAAGAATTGTACAACTGAAAATTCATACTGTTATAAAAATGCCAGGGTTGTGGTCTAGGTCCTGCAGCTTACCACCttgaaagccaatcactgagacaatgagaatttccagggaagaaggctttatttGGGTGCTACAGCTGAGGAGAATGGGAGATCAGCCTTAAATTAGTCACCTCAACCAACTAAAACTAAGGGTTtgtatagcagggaagaaatgtaactatgtgtgggaaaacaggaattagggaggggtaaagaagaggagttggtcaacaggaagcaggCAGTCACTTAGGCGATCATGACAGGTGAGGAGTCTTTCATCTTATTGTCCAGATGTGGTGATCTGGTAAGTTTCCATTCCTTGATACTGTCTGGGAGGCCTGATGAGTACTTTCCTCAGAAAGGAACCTGGATAAGACAAaagtaactttctcaagttttaagatgGGAGTctcaatttttatgtttattcaaaagaaaccataaacagcAGTTCTATGAGTAATTAGGCTGGTTCCATAccgtatttttatttatatttagttatttaatttttttatttccatagatttTTGGTGAACAGGTGCATactgtatttttagtttatttatttatttatttatttatttatttatttatttatgttttgagaaaAGCCGGCATAAAGCACTTTTATTGCAATAATAAAACTTGAGACTCATATATGGTGCTGGGGGAAGGGGGCACAACGATTTCTCTCACCAAATCACTACACAGGACAGCAGAGGGGTGAGAAGGGGCCGAGGGAGGAAAAGCCAGGAAACTCTGAGATCAGCAGAGGGAGCCAAGCATCAAAAACCAGGAGATGCTGAAGCTGCGATGACCAGCATCATTTTCTTAAGAGAACATTCAAGGATTTGTCATGATGGCTGGGCTTTCACTGGGTGTTAATTCTACAAACAGCACCTTCAGTTGAAACTGTCAATTAAAGTTCTTAAGATTTAGGAAGTGGTGGAGCTTGGAAAGTTATGAGATTACAAAATTCCTGAAAGTCCATTAGAAAAACcacagcatgaaaaaaaaaatatgtcaggCCACAAAGAAGGCTTCAGAGGTCCCTGCCGGCCCAGGGACAGATACCTGTAGTGTCCAGCATCACAGTGAACATGATCTGCTTTCAAAGGCAGAGGCTTTAAGGGGAGGGTGGGGTGCGAATGCTGGTGGCAAAgcctctccccatccccacctcaGTTTTAGGTAGGGCTTTTAATTTAACCCAAGGACATCTCTCAACTTGGAGAATAATTCAGTCCTCAACAGCACCTCAAATCTGCTATGGCTTTGCAGCACAGCAGCAAGAATgtttaatatataatagataaaaatttcattcaaaaaattaaaataaaatattcttgcaATCCCCCCAACACCAGTTCCTATTCTAACGTTAACCTATCACTTGTGCTGTTAATACTTGACCGTGTACTTAATTGGAAACCTATATCCAAAAGACTGAAACTGAATCTTCacccaaaaatgaaaacaaaataaaatgaataacttGAGGTTTATGGCATATAGTTTAGGTAAACTCACATACcaggagaaaggggaagaggaaacGGAGGTGTGGGAAGCAAAGCTGAGTGACAGAACACATTCAGTCCAGGCAGATGTCTATACAAAGTGGAGTGGAACATCAGGAAAACCTCCATATGGATTCATGTGCACACGTCTGGAGGCACCAGATCCCTCCATGGCAGATCCAAGAACAGGGAGCTAAGGGAGGAGGCCATTCCTGTCATTCCAGTTTTAGAAGCTCCACATTGAAGACGAGAGTGGCATGTGGTGGGATGATGCCTGAGTACCCAGTGGCACCATAGGCATAATCTGGAGATACAGTCAGTTTGGCTCTCTGACCCACACTCATCTGGGCAACCCCTTCTTCCCAGCCTCGGATCACCTCTTGCTTGCCCAGCATAAACTTAAAGGGCTTGTTTCTGTCCTGGGAGgaatcaaatttctttccatcttCAAGCATCCCGATGTAGTGCACCACGCAGGTCTGGCTGCGCTTCGGGAAGGTGCGCCGGTCTCCTGGGGAGATGGTTTCCACGTGCACTCCCATGGCGGCGGCCGACGCTGAGCGGGCAGGCAGTGCGACTGGCGGCGTGGACCGACAGCGACCTGGTGGCGGTTCCACGGCTCTGCCTAGTCCCTCGGCGCGTCGCCTGcccatactgtatttttaaagtctACAAATTGTATATTAGTGCCTTCTGGGCAAGTGTCTTGAATGAGTCACTTAAAAATCTCTAAACAGATATTTTTTCACTGTACTGGAAGTGTTACCATTTCTTTGTTAACATTGTGTTTAGTCTCCCATTATCTGTGGCGGCTACgttccaagatccccagtgggtgcctgaaaccacagaacCACAGATAGTAcagaaccctatatatactatatattttcctgtacatacatacctatgataaaatttaatttataaattaggcacaacgAGACTAAAAACAatgactaataataaaatagaacagttaTAACAATATAAAAGCATCATTACTCTTGCACTTTGAGGCcattatgaagtaaaataaggGGTACATATTAAACACAAGCTCTTAGGTACCTTACAAttgatctgataaccaagacagctactaagtgactaacagaCAGGAAGGGTATACAGTGTGGAGATGGTGGACAATGGGATAATTCATGTCTCAGTCAGGTGAGAGTGGAACGGGATGGCTTGAGATTTCTTCACACTACTCAGAAtagtgtgcaatttaaaacttatgaatcgtttatttctgaagttttcaatttaatatttgCAGACCACtattgaccatgggtaactgaaactgcagaaagcaaaactgtggaTAAGGGATACTATTGTATATACCTGGAGTTTGATTTAAAGGTCTAAAACAGATCTCTAAAACTTTTGCTCAAATGAATTAACTGATGTCCATCTAAATAGTATACTACGATTAGTGTAGCCACTGTTGTCAGGTTTCTGCCTAGagagacattttaaagaaaaaaggaaggatgtATACATTTTAGAGTTGTCCAGTACTTTGCATATAAACTCAcagttacatttttctttctgtgtgttcTATTATGTTCTATGTTCATGttaacttaaaaagaaatatgctttGAGTCTGGTTTACAAAGACTGATACAGATTCAGTAGTCTAAACTTAATGATTTACATACAGCTTTTTTAGTGACAGAAAACACTAGGTAAGTTAAGAAAGTTTAAGAGAAGCTGCTATTGTTCTTGAAAGCATGTACATTTAACTCTTTCTATGTGAAAAGAATGTTTTCTCATTCTTTGTTGCTGTAGGTGTTATGTgtatataccttttatttttgtaatttttaaagaacagtgGAATTATAAATTTCTTATCAACGTGTCTTTAGGTTAAATACATTTAGTGTAGCCTCTGCTTGCCATTAGGGCTAAGAACCTAACTACATTTGAAATAGAACCATAGTCGActtacattgcaaaaatttttgaTTAGAAATCTTCTGATAATACTTCACACATTTCATAGCCATCTATGTGCTAATATTTCCAACAAATTATCAGATGCTATTTCTACATAACCCTTTTCTCAACAAATGATCTGTCATGTTCATAATGGCCTCAATTTTTGGTGgcagttttaattttatctaGCAAAAAATTGAAAGCTCATAAGGAAACTAATTACATACTTTCACA is part of the Symphalangus syndactylus isolate Jambi chromosome 2, NHGRI_mSymSyn1-v2.1_pri, whole genome shotgun sequence genome and harbors:
- the LOC129462835 gene encoding uncharacterized protein isoform X2 gives rise to the protein MGVHVETISPGDRRTFPKRSQTCVVHYTDECGSESQTDCISRLCLWCHWVLRHHPTTCHSRLQCGASKTGMTGMASSLSSLFLDLPWRDLVPPDVCT
- the LOC129462835 gene encoding peptidyl-prolyl cis-trans isomerase FKBP1A isoform X1: MGRRRAEGLGRAVEPPPGRCRSTPPVALPARSASAAAMGVHVETISPGDRRTFPKRSQTCVVHYIGMLEDGKKFDSSQDRNKPFKFMLGKQEVIRGWEEGVAQMSVGQRAKLTVSPDYAYGATGYSGIIPPHATLVFNVELLKLE